The following are encoded in a window of Brevibacillus sp. DP1.3A genomic DNA:
- a CDS encoding MFS transporter — protein MRVHPIYFLRLTGLFDGLSLLVLMGIAMPLKYVWGLDKAVTIIGSIHGGIFCLYALAILYAAIRVRWSLLWSLAALLAAFVPFGNFFLDRRLKTAQDVYPLKPFNNALLVYGIVFFSFFDLFSQLPVMSTFAASVGASSFVIGFVIGLYSLANTFGNIISGILTDKVGPSKPLLIGLVLSSCALLLYHIVDQPFLLIIVRLIHGFVAGLIVPAAFTFSANNTTHEQQGRKVAFTGTFVGLAAIIGPAFSGIMASKTSVPFVFTCVAVMGFFLAILSVIFLRSTQACKKEKLKKDVPTSALIFNAGIIKAYGGAFLLMFSQGVIAYLLPLHVQSLGYDSKLSGTLLSTFGMIAVLIFVLPTNRIFDRVAPSKTMSIGIGFMGVSQLLIGQSNTTLALYCMLGLYGIGFALLFPSVNTMLIQSTPQELRGKAHGYLYAFFSLGVVVGSGLLGWLPFSIEEGFLFTGSLLLVFAAFIAMHKQRERLLNQQNNR, from the coding sequence GTGCGGGTACATCCAATTTACTTTTTACGTCTTACAGGCCTATTCGATGGCCTTTCCTTATTAGTATTGATGGGCATCGCAATGCCCTTGAAATACGTGTGGGGCTTAGACAAAGCCGTAACCATCATAGGAAGTATTCACGGCGGGATATTTTGCTTGTATGCTCTGGCGATACTCTATGCGGCCATTCGCGTGAGATGGAGCTTGCTCTGGTCTCTTGCTGCGTTACTTGCCGCTTTTGTACCGTTTGGGAACTTCTTTCTGGATCGCAGACTGAAAACGGCACAGGATGTGTATCCTCTGAAGCCGTTTAATAATGCCCTGCTCGTATACGGCATCGTTTTTTTCTCGTTCTTTGATTTGTTCTCGCAACTGCCGGTCATGAGTACATTTGCTGCTTCCGTAGGTGCCAGTTCATTTGTTATAGGCTTTGTCATCGGTCTGTATTCGTTAGCCAATACTTTTGGCAATATTATCTCTGGCATACTGACAGATAAGGTTGGTCCATCCAAACCACTTTTGATCGGATTGGTTTTATCAAGCTGTGCCTTGCTGCTGTATCACATCGTCGATCAGCCGTTTCTGTTGATTATCGTGCGACTCATTCACGGATTTGTTGCCGGTTTGATAGTTCCTGCTGCTTTTACTTTCTCTGCGAATAACACTACACATGAGCAGCAAGGACGAAAGGTTGCTTTCACCGGTACCTTTGTGGGACTCGCAGCGATTATCGGACCTGCATTCAGCGGCATTATGGCAAGCAAAACCTCTGTGCCTTTTGTCTTTACATGTGTAGCTGTAATGGGCTTTTTCCTAGCCATTCTGTCCGTCATTTTTCTGCGATCCACTCAGGCCTGCAAGAAAGAGAAGCTTAAGAAGGACGTTCCAACCTCAGCCCTGATCTTCAATGCTGGGATAATCAAGGCTTACGGCGGTGCCTTTTTGCTCATGTTTTCACAAGGCGTCATCGCTTACCTTTTGCCCTTGCATGTCCAATCGCTTGGATACGATTCGAAATTAAGCGGTACGTTATTGAGCACGTTTGGGATGATTGCCGTTCTGATTTTCGTGCTTCCGACCAATCGCATTTTTGATCGTGTGGCCCCTTCCAAAACGATGTCCATCGGAATTGGTTTCATGGGCGTGAGTCAGCTGCTTATTGGTCAATCCAACACGACATTGGCACTGTACTGCATGTTAGGACTATATGGGATAGGCTTCGCTCTCTTGTTTCCTTCTGTCAATACGATGCTCATTCAATCGACGCCGCAAGAATTGCGGGGGAAAGCACACGGTTACTTATACGCCTTCTTCTCTCTCGGTGTGGTCGTCGGCTCAGGCCTTTTAGGGTGGCTGCCCTTCTCCATCGAGGAAGGGTTTCTGTTCACAGGAAGCCTGCTGCTCGTGTTTGCCGCTTTCATTGCCATGCATAAACAGCGAGAACGCTTGCTAAATCAACAAAATAATCGATAG
- a CDS encoding MFS transporter: MSQRNYSLMTAILCWSGIVVMSSLYVTIPLMTIFADLFSITLTQAAAVGSAFSVGFAIGCLIYGPLSEKYGRKNVIVFGLIALTLFSLLLGSANHFAWIIVLRSLQGAAAATFSPVALAYAVEMFPAAKRVTAIGFISTGFLAAGIIGQVISSFMSQQYSWHAVFYMLAAIYFVTLLVVMRWLPKEESPLATVNIWEPIKRIPSLFKQKNIVLSYIIALVLLMSFVNMYTVLGSYLAGPDFGLSNKDILLVRTIGVVGMLISPLAGGLAKRFGLRTVLRCGLGLAVVSMSSFGMISNLSLLIGTSVFFVAGIALSVPSLITLIGQLGGKSRGIAVSVYTFILFSGTSLGPILSIRLMNVGSYELTFVLLAIVLGIGLLAACLIRSDSAVESISTKPPSPLA, from the coding sequence ATGTCACAGCGAAACTACTCACTCATGACTGCAATCTTATGCTGGTCAGGAATCGTCGTCATGTCGAGCTTATACGTCACGATTCCCCTTATGACTATATTTGCCGATCTTTTCAGTATTACATTGACACAGGCTGCAGCAGTAGGTAGCGCATTTTCGGTTGGGTTTGCCATAGGGTGCCTGATTTATGGACCGTTGTCCGAAAAGTATGGCCGCAAGAACGTGATCGTGTTCGGGCTGATTGCCTTGACTCTCTTTTCTTTGTTGCTTGGAAGTGCAAATCATTTCGCATGGATCATTGTGCTCAGGAGCTTGCAAGGTGCTGCCGCAGCTACATTCTCGCCTGTTGCGCTCGCCTATGCTGTGGAAATGTTCCCTGCGGCAAAACGGGTAACGGCAATCGGATTTATCAGCACAGGATTTTTGGCGGCTGGGATCATTGGTCAAGTGATCAGTAGCTTTATGAGTCAACAATATAGTTGGCACGCCGTATTCTATATGCTTGCTGCTATTTATTTCGTGACGCTGCTCGTGGTGATGAGGTGGCTACCAAAAGAAGAGAGTCCTCTTGCTACCGTGAATATTTGGGAGCCGATTAAGCGAATTCCCTCCCTGTTCAAACAAAAAAATATCGTCTTGAGTTACATAATCGCTCTTGTATTGCTTATGTCATTCGTTAATATGTATACGGTCTTGGGGAGTTATTTGGCGGGACCCGATTTTGGGCTTAGCAACAAGGATATTCTGCTTGTTCGAACGATTGGTGTAGTGGGCATGCTCATTTCTCCGCTGGCGGGCGGGCTGGCAAAACGGTTTGGCTTACGTACCGTGCTACGCTGCGGGTTAGGTCTGGCAGTGGTCAGTATGTCTTCCTTCGGTATGATATCTAATTTGTCTCTTTTGATTGGTACGAGTGTGTTTTTCGTTGCCGGAATTGCGTTATCTGTTCCTTCCCTGATCACGCTTATTGGACAGCTAGGGGGCAAATCGCGGGGAATTGCGGTTTCTGTGTATACGTTTATCCTGTTTTCGGGAACAAGTCTTGGGCCGATATTGTCCATCCGTTTGATGAATGTTGGCAGCTATGAACTTACTTTTGTACTGCTTGCAATCGTACTTGGCATTGGTCTGTTGGCTGCATGCCTGATTCGTAGTGATTCCGCGGTTGAAAGCATTAGCACAAAACCTCCTTCACCACTAGCTTAG
- a CDS encoding MarR family winged helix-turn-helix transcriptional regulator, translating to MSRKNKREHTSDQLPKLGIQPYLDLMEKTALQNTDRKLAHLGLLMLWLGDNAIDTIDLNLESFGITESKWDVLLLLTLHEDSELITPSSLADRLGIRRASVTALLDWLEKRHWIIREQSTLDGRKIHVKITQEGRELVARALPVFWSACSSIMSDLEEEERMLLEKILMKLNRSMEEKLGVGR from the coding sequence ATGAGCAGAAAAAACAAGAGAGAGCATACATCTGATCAATTGCCAAAACTAGGTATTCAGCCGTATTTGGATCTGATGGAAAAAACAGCTCTGCAAAATACGGATCGCAAATTGGCTCATTTGGGGTTATTGATGCTATGGCTGGGGGATAACGCCATAGACACCATTGATTTGAATTTGGAGTCATTCGGCATAACGGAGAGTAAATGGGACGTATTGCTGTTGCTTACGTTACATGAAGACAGTGAACTTATCACCCCCTCTTCGCTTGCAGATAGACTGGGTATTCGGCGTGCTTCTGTTACAGCTTTGCTGGACTGGCTGGAAAAAAGGCACTGGATAATCAGGGAGCAAAGCACGCTGGATGGTCGCAAGATTCATGTCAAAATAACACAGGAAGGCAGAGAATTAGTAGCCAGAGCACTGCCAGTTTTCTGGTCTGCCTGCTCCTCCATTATGAGCGACTTAGAAGAGGAAGAACGGATGCTGCTAGAAAAAATCTTGATGAAGTTGAATCGCAGCATGGAAGAGAAACTGGGGGTGGGAAGATAA
- a CDS encoding SUMF1/EgtB/PvdO family nonheme iron enzyme, producing MERAYTMVNIPAGQIELRDDRIKATWTTEVNAFLLSPVPVTNALYFSVVQKAAGPNDHPEAPVVNVSWNDAISFCNLLSQQAGLTECYSISEDGERVVWNEEANGYRLPTEAEWQYACKAGTGGYRYGELDEIAWYQENAERTAHAVGQKRPNAWGLYDTLGNVWEWCWDLYDVNVYGSYRIFRGGSWAEEARGCGATCRRRSHPTFRIDDLGFRLARGACKIQKNPLY from the coding sequence ATGGAACGGGCGTACACCATGGTGAATATCCCAGCAGGGCAAATCGAATTACGGGACGATCGAATCAAAGCCACATGGACAACTGAGGTGAACGCATTTTTACTCTCGCCGGTTCCTGTTACGAATGCGTTATACTTCTCGGTGGTACAAAAAGCAGCTGGACCGAATGACCATCCAGAGGCTCCCGTTGTAAATGTCTCGTGGAACGATGCGATTTCGTTTTGCAATCTGCTATCTCAACAAGCGGGTCTCACAGAATGCTACTCGATAAGTGAAGATGGTGAGCGTGTCGTATGGAACGAGGAAGCGAATGGCTATCGTCTGCCGACAGAGGCGGAATGGCAGTACGCGTGCAAAGCAGGGACGGGTGGTTATCGGTACGGCGAGCTGGATGAGATCGCATGGTACCAAGAGAATGCTGAGCGTACAGCACATGCGGTAGGACAAAAGCGACCGAATGCGTGGGGGCTCTATGACACGCTGGGAAATGTTTGGGAGTGGTGCTGGGACCTTTACGATGTAAACGTCTACGGCTCCTATCGAATTTTTCGCGGTGGCAGCTGGGCAGAAGAGGCCAGAGGCTGTGGGGCGACGTGCCGTAGACGCAGTCACCCCACGTTTCGAATTGATGATCTCGGCTTTCGTCTTGCCAGGGGGGCTTGCAAAATCCAAAAGAATCCGTTATATTGA
- a CDS encoding DUF4180 domain-containing protein: protein MNITKVEAAVGNIAIVSGSEVLIIDVQSALDLIATVHYEADSNRIIINKSLINESFFDLKTRLAGEILQKFINYRVKVAIVGDFSVYTSKSLKDFIYESNNGKDIFFLPTEEQAIEKLSQVK from the coding sequence ATGAATATTACAAAGGTAGAAGCAGCCGTGGGAAACATTGCGATCGTGAGTGGTAGCGAGGTATTGATTATTGATGTGCAGTCAGCCCTGGATCTGATTGCAACCGTACACTATGAGGCAGACAGTAATCGTATCATTATAAACAAATCATTGATTAACGAAAGCTTTTTCGATTTGAAAACACGCCTTGCTGGCGAGATCCTGCAAAAGTTCATCAATTATCGGGTGAAAGTGGCAATTGTAGGAGATTTTTCGGTGTACACAAGTAAAAGTCTAAAAGACTTCATTTATGAATCCAACAACGGAAAGGACATCTTTTTCTTGCCGACCGAAGAGCAGGCGATCGAGAAGTTAAGCCAGGTGAAATAG